Below is a window of Ciceribacter thiooxidans DNA.
ATTGAACGGGCCGTGCCCATGCAAAGTGTGTGAACCGGCGCACGGATGAAGCGCATAGTGTCATACATGGCCAGGCCGCTGGTCACGACGCCGCCCGGCGAGTTGATATAGAGGTTGATGGGCTTTTTTGGGTTTTCCGCTTCCAGAAACAGCAGCTGTGCGCAGACGAGCGCCGAAACGGCATCGTTCACCTCACCGTTGAGAAAGATGATCCGCTCGCGCAGAAGCCGGGAATAGATATCAAAGGACCGCTCCCCACGGCTGGACTGTTCTATGACCATAGGGACGAGTTGCATCGCTTCGCGCATCTGCGATCTCCAGATGTTCAGAATTTTAGCGGGGGCTCGCCGTGTCAGGCGGCGAGCATGAGGGGCGGGCTGTTGCTGTTCGCCGGCGTTCTTGCCCGTCCACAGAGTCTTGCGTCCGTCAGTTC
It encodes the following:
- a CDS encoding ATP-dependent Clp protease proteolytic subunit, with the translated sequence MREAMQLVPMVIEQSSRGERSFDIYSRLLRERIIFLNGEVNDAVSALVCAQLLFLEAENPKKPINLYINSPGGVVTSGLAMYDTMRFIRAPVHTLCMGTARSMGSFLLMAGEPGERSALPNASILIHQPSGGFQGQASDMLIHAEEILKTKQRMTRLYAEHCGRSYEDFERGMDRDRFMTAEEALEWGLIDRILKVRRDGDAL